A portion of the Halopelagius inordinatus genome contains these proteins:
- the aglJ gene encoding S-layer glycoprotein N-glycosyltransferase AglJ, with the protein MPSLDSVCVLVPTYNEAETIGQVVADFREEGFENVLVIDGGSEDGTADIAEDHGARVVMQSGSGKGQAIREAVEYHIDAPYVLMLDGDATYRASDAETMLEPLDEGYEHVIGDRFADMRDGAMTKFNQIGNGIVNSAFASIHGQTFEDILSGYRAFTRESFSRMTLTADGFGVETEMSVECIKRNIETAVVPITYLPRPSGSDTNLRPIRDGGIIFLELYRRAKTNNPLFYFGSVGGISTLTGVLIGVYVAVEWVTVRVSHEVLAVVAAGAIMVGVQLLMFGVLSDLILTLHRDTLRKIDDEVESRETRRVTAESEVKAGAANGGENAAESSDEAVERTRRR; encoded by the coding sequence ATGCCCTCACTCGACTCCGTCTGCGTCCTCGTTCCCACCTACAACGAGGCCGAAACAATCGGCCAAGTAGTCGCGGACTTCCGCGAGGAGGGCTTCGAGAACGTCCTCGTCATCGACGGCGGGTCCGAAGACGGCACCGCCGACATCGCCGAGGACCACGGCGCGCGCGTCGTGATGCAGTCGGGGTCGGGTAAGGGACAGGCCATCCGCGAAGCCGTCGAGTACCACATCGACGCGCCGTACGTCCTGATGCTCGACGGCGACGCGACGTACCGCGCTTCGGACGCGGAGACGATGCTCGAACCCTTAGACGAGGGGTACGAACACGTCATCGGCGACCGGTTCGCCGACATGCGCGACGGCGCGATGACGAAGTTCAACCAGATAGGCAACGGTATCGTAAACAGCGCGTTCGCATCCATCCACGGACAGACGTTCGAGGACATCCTCTCCGGCTACCGCGCGTTCACGCGGGAGTCGTTCTCGCGGATGACGCTCACCGCCGACGGGTTCGGCGTCGAGACGGAGATGTCCGTCGAGTGCATAAAACGGAACATCGAGACGGCCGTCGTCCCGATAACGTATCTCCCGCGGCCCTCCGGGTCGGACACGAACCTGCGGCCCATCCGCGACGGCGGAATCATCTTTCTGGAACTGTACCGCCGCGCGAAGACGAACAACCCGCTGTTTTACTTCGGGAGCGTCGGCGGTATCTCGACGCTCACCGGCGTCCTAATCGGCGTCTACGTCGCCGTCGAGTGGGTGACGGTCCGCGTCTCTCACGAGGTGTTGGCCGTCGTCGCCGCGGGCGCCATCATGGTCGGCGTCCAGCTTTTGATGTTCGGCGTCCTCTCGGACCTCATCTTGACGCTGCACCGCGACACGCTCCGGAAGATAGACGACGAAGTCGAGTCCCGCGAGACGAGGAGGGTGACCGCAGAGTCGGAGGTGAAGGCGGGCGCGGCGAACGGGGGCGAGAACGCCGCGGAGTCGAGCGACGAGGCGGTCGAACGGACGCGACGGCGGTGA
- a CDS encoding MPN domain-containing protein — protein sequence MVHITRGLLDVLLDMAREDEPDSVSVVLAATPAGEFERDIDVDPETPVLTTFYLPAAGGSVNAVFGVNLGTPAGRGRARFVSHPQGPLRPTREDDFAAAVIVAVPPWDDGSVRAFDRSGRTFELDVVDAEPPGESLVSE from the coding sequence GTGGTCCACATCACCCGCGGCTTGCTCGACGTCCTCCTCGACATGGCGAGAGAGGACGAACCGGACTCGGTCAGCGTCGTCCTCGCGGCGACGCCGGCCGGCGAGTTCGAGCGAGATATCGATGTCGATCCCGAGACGCCGGTACTGACGACGTTCTACCTTCCGGCGGCCGGAGGGTCGGTCAACGCCGTCTTCGGCGTGAACCTCGGGACGCCCGCGGGCCGGGGACGCGCCCGGTTCGTCTCGCACCCGCAAGGGCCCCTCCGACCGACTCGGGAGGACGACTTCGCCGCGGCCGTCATCGTCGCCGTCCCGCCGTGGGACGACGGGTCGGTCAGAGCGTTCGACCGAAGCGGGCGCACTTTCGAACTCGACGTCGTCGACGCCGAACCGCCCGGCGAATCGCTCGTCTCCGAGTGA
- a CDS encoding acetyltransferase yields MKIIIVGAGGHSRVVYDILRADRNVAVSAFVDNSPRGSEETIMGVPVIGDHDVLPEYVKKNDVAGFIVAVGDNDIRQQHFETMTDMGLEPVSAIHPDATISETANIGPGTVIASGSIITTNAKVGENAIVNTGSVIEHESEVGDHAHVGPGTTVAGRVRIGDGTFVGMGSSVTDYTTIGENSTIGAGSVVLDDVESDTVVAGAPAELKRRKEQQ; encoded by the coding sequence ATGAAGATCATTATTGTCGGGGCCGGTGGCCATTCGAGAGTCGTCTACGATATCCTCAGGGCTGATCGAAACGTTGCCGTCTCTGCGTTCGTTGATAACTCGCCGCGCGGGTCAGAGGAGACGATTATGGGGGTGCCAGTTATCGGTGACCACGATGTGTTGCCGGAATACGTCAAAAAGAACGATGTCGCTGGATTCATCGTCGCGGTCGGAGACAACGATATTCGACAACAGCACTTCGAGACGATGACCGATATGGGACTAGAGCCGGTTAGTGCGATTCATCCCGATGCGACGATATCAGAAACGGCGAATATCGGGCCAGGGACGGTTATCGCGTCCGGTTCGATCATTACGACGAACGCGAAGGTGGGCGAGAATGCTATCGTGAATACCGGTTCGGTCATCGAACACGAAAGCGAGGTAGGCGACCACGCACACGTCGGACCGGGAACGACTGTTGCCGGGCGAGTCCGCATCGGCGACGGCACATTCGTCGGGATGGGGAGTTCAGTTACGGACTACACGACGATCGGCGAGAACTCGACGATAGGTGCCGGTTCGGTTGTTCTCGACGACGTAGAATCGGACACCGTCGTCGCAGGTGCCCCCGCCGAGTTAAAACGACGGAAAGAGCAACAGTAA
- a CDS encoding acylneuraminate cytidylyltransferase family protein, with the protein MDTLAVVPARGGSSRVPRKNLREVAGKPLIAHTLEQAAESEALDRTIVSTDDEEIQMTAREYGGEVPFTRPAELATDEATSPPVVEHALDWVERHVGSPDIVVMLQVTTPLRTAQDIDDAVAKIRNHSEATSLVSISEYDEPPYWAVETEDDVLRPHFDRDVLWTDNIPRSQDLPTLYHPNGAIFAARTEAFREEINFYTDVTIGYEMPPERSIDIDEPFELELVRTLMESNEN; encoded by the coding sequence ATGGACACTCTCGCTGTCGTGCCCGCGCGAGGAGGCTCATCTCGCGTCCCTCGAAAGAACCTCCGGGAAGTCGCTGGGAAACCTCTCATCGCCCATACTCTCGAACAGGCGGCTGAATCCGAGGCGTTGGACCGAACCATTGTCTCGACAGACGATGAGGAGATACAGATGACCGCACGCGAATACGGCGGCGAAGTCCCGTTCACTCGTCCTGCTGAACTCGCAACAGACGAGGCGACGAGTCCACCGGTTGTCGAGCACGCCCTCGATTGGGTAGAACGTCATGTCGGTTCCCCCGACATCGTGGTTATGCTCCAAGTGACGACGCCGCTTCGAACTGCCCAAGATATCGACGATGCCGTAGCGAAGATTCGGAACCACTCGGAAGCGACGTCTCTCGTCTCTATCTCGGAGTACGACGAACCACCGTACTGGGCCGTCGAAACGGAAGACGACGTTCTCCGCCCTCACTTCGACCGAGATGTCCTCTGGACGGACAACATTCCGAGAAGTCAGGACCTTCCGACGCTGTACCACCCGAACGGCGCTATCTTCGCGGCTCGGACCGAAGCGTTCCGCGAGGAGATTAACTTCTACACAGACGTAACAATCGGATACGAAATGCCACCCGAACGGTCGATAGACATAGACGAACCGTTCGAACTCGAACTCGTCCGAACGTTGATGGAGTCGAACGAGAATTAA
- a CDS encoding DegT/DnrJ/EryC1/StrS family aminotransferase: MIPVAEPWITDHELDYVTDCVERAWISPKGNYVEEFEDKFASFVGTEYAFATSSGTSALHLSLVAADIGPGDEVIVPDLTWIACGNVVEFCGADPVFVDVTAETFTLDPQAVKDAITDSTAAIMPVHLYGHPSNMEPLLDIADEHDLFVVEDAAEAHGAEYRGSPVGSIGDVGCFSFYGNKILTTGQGGMITTDDDELADLITLYRRDGMSRDRKYYHEVVGYNYRLTNMQAAVGVAQVERADEILEEKRRVAETYREKLADAPVRFQSEPDWSTPTYWMNAPVFESAEVRNAVVDALEDADVETRPLFYPLHDQPPYRGRNRTSPTTSVDLYARGMNLPSGPLLKTDEIEVVCRAVLNGINNA; the protein is encoded by the coding sequence ATGATTCCCGTCGCCGAGCCTTGGATAACGGACCACGAGCTTGACTACGTGACAGACTGCGTAGAACGGGCGTGGATATCTCCGAAAGGGAACTACGTAGAGGAGTTTGAGGACAAGTTCGCCTCGTTCGTGGGAACGGAGTACGCGTTCGCTACCTCCTCCGGTACGTCCGCTCTCCATCTCTCTCTGGTCGCTGCCGATATCGGCCCCGGCGACGAAGTTATTGTTCCAGACTTAACATGGATTGCGTGCGGGAACGTAGTGGAGTTCTGTGGAGCAGACCCTGTCTTCGTAGATGTCACCGCAGAGACGTTCACCTTAGATCCACAAGCGGTCAAGGATGCAATCACGGACAGTACTGCGGCTATCATGCCGGTTCATCTCTATGGACACCCATCCAATATGGAACCTCTCCTCGATATCGCCGACGAGCACGACCTGTTCGTCGTCGAAGACGCCGCCGAAGCCCACGGTGCGGAGTACCGAGGTTCTCCGGTGGGAAGTATTGGCGATGTCGGCTGTTTCAGCTTCTACGGCAACAAAATTTTGACGACCGGACAGGGTGGGATGATAACGACAGACGACGATGAATTGGCCGACCTGATCACGCTCTACCGCCGCGACGGCATGTCCCGTGATCGGAAATACTACCACGAGGTTGTTGGATACAACTACCGATTGACCAATATGCAAGCGGCTGTCGGAGTCGCACAAGTTGAGCGAGCAGACGAGATACTCGAAGAAAAAAGGCGTGTCGCGGAGACGTATCGAGAGAAGTTGGCCGACGCTCCCGTCAGGTTCCAGTCGGAGCCCGACTGGTCGACTCCGACGTACTGGATGAACGCTCCAGTTTTCGAGTCCGCGGAGGTTCGTAACGCCGTCGTCGATGCACTCGAGGATGCCGACGTGGAAACACGACCGCTATTCTATCCACTTCACGACCAACCCCCCTACCGAGGGCGGAACCGAACCTCCCCGACCACGTCAGTGGATCTCTACGCACGAGGGATGAATCTGCCCTCTGGGCCTCTTCT
- a CDS encoding ribbon-helix-helix domain-containing protein — protein MTDYTTVSIPKDLAERVEETIEGTSFSSTSDLVRFLLRSIVIQHQKEGQLTEAQFEEITDQLSDLGYLDR, from the coding sequence ATGACGGACTACACCACGGTGTCCATTCCGAAGGACCTCGCAGAACGCGTCGAGGAGACGATAGAGGGGACGAGTTTCTCCAGTACGAGCGACCTGGTTCGATTTCTCTTGCGGAGTATCGTCATCCAACACCAAAAGGAGGGCCAACTCACGGAGGCGCAGTTCGAGGAGATAACCGATCAGCTGTCCGATCTGGGATATCTCGACAGGTGA
- the neuB gene encoding N-acetylneuraminate synthase: MSTTPPTDSEYCEIIAEAGINHNGELALAKKLVDEAVEAGADVVKFQTFDPNEVVTEATEKAEYQKRSGSGGQYEMLSSVVLDREDHETLVEYCEERCIEFMSTPYDSDSVSILESLGVERYKIASADIVNKPLLEAVAETGKPIILSTGMATLGEIERAVDFLREEGCDDLTLLHCVSCYPAEPEQVNMRFIETLRSAFGAPVGFSDHTLGTDISVMAASRGASTVEKHFTLDREMDGPDHFASLEPDQLTELVEGVRAVTSAMGGTARELSAEERENIGSMRRSLHFRRSMEKGEQLDIEDVKVVRPFEGVDPWEIDDVVNRTLVHDIDTNDPVTWDDLE, from the coding sequence ATGTCAACGACTCCACCTACCGATTCAGAGTACTGCGAAATCATCGCGGAGGCGGGTATCAACCACAACGGGGAACTGGCGCTCGCGAAGAAACTGGTCGACGAGGCGGTCGAAGCAGGTGCGGATGTTGTCAAATTTCAGACGTTCGACCCGAACGAGGTTGTCACCGAAGCCACCGAGAAGGCCGAGTACCAGAAGCGCTCGGGATCAGGTGGTCAATACGAGATGCTGAGTAGTGTCGTCCTTGATCGAGAAGACCACGAGACGTTAGTGGAGTACTGCGAGGAGCGCTGTATCGAATTCATGTCGACGCCGTACGATTCTGATAGCGTCTCGATTCTCGAATCACTCGGGGTCGAACGGTACAAAATCGCGTCGGCAGATATCGTCAACAAACCGTTGCTCGAAGCTGTCGCCGAGACGGGGAAGCCAATCATCCTCTCGACGGGGATGGCGACGCTCGGAGAGATTGAACGGGCCGTCGATTTCCTCCGCGAGGAAGGCTGCGACGACCTTACGCTACTTCACTGTGTCTCGTGTTACCCGGCAGAACCGGAGCAGGTGAACATGCGGTTTATCGAGACGCTCCGGTCCGCGTTCGGCGCCCCGGTTGGATTCTCAGACCACACACTCGGAACAGATATCTCGGTAATGGCTGCCAGTCGAGGAGCGTCTACCGTTGAGAAGCACTTCACGCTCGATAGAGAGATGGACGGGCCCGACCACTTCGCCTCGCTGGAACCGGATCAGTTGACGGAACTAGTCGAGGGCGTCCGCGCGGTCACAAGTGCCATGGGAGGGACGGCGAGAGAACTCTCCGCGGAGGAACGAGAGAATATCGGCTCGATGCGTCGGAGCCTCCACTTCAGACGTTCGATGGAGAAGGGCGAGCAACTCGACATAGAAGACGTGAAAGTAGTTCGCCCGTTTGAGGGGGTTGACCCGTGGGAGATAGACGACGTGGTAAACCGAACACTCGTACACGACATCGATACGAACGACCCGGTAACGTGGGACGATCTCGAATGA
- a CDS encoding sugar phosphate isomerase/epimerase family protein has protein sequence MRERAIPFASTTCLNGHSYVETLDAYEDAGLERVELGYCPDTLDMNEIVTSYDFEFAAHNYFRPLDDDFVLNLASRDESIRQRSVSYVCNGIDFCDKHGIDLYTFHAGFRADPNLSLEFPCEVALYDRCFDLFVRSLREVAEYARDTDVELAVENNVVTEENVIEDEPLVLLCEPGECKRLFDSIDPEEIGILLDTGHLNVSAATRGYDPATFVEESAPYLKAFHLHTNNGESDQHRPITPDDSTLDIYQQFPDVVASVEAKFDHASELAAHLDTLVKSYPTA, from the coding sequence ATGAGAGAGAGAGCCATTCCGTTCGCTTCGACGACATGTCTCAACGGCCACAGTTACGTCGAGACGCTCGATGCCTACGAGGACGCAGGTCTCGAACGGGTCGAACTGGGGTACTGTCCGGACACTCTCGATATGAACGAGATAGTAACGTCCTACGACTTCGAATTCGCTGCACACAACTACTTCCGTCCTCTCGACGACGATTTCGTCTTGAACCTCGCATCGCGAGACGAATCGATTCGACAGAGAAGCGTTTCGTACGTCTGCAATGGAATCGATTTCTGTGACAAACACGGAATCGACCTGTACACGTTCCATGCTGGGTTTCGTGCCGATCCGAACCTGTCACTCGAATTTCCGTGCGAAGTAGCGCTGTACGACCGCTGTTTCGATCTGTTTGTTCGATCGCTCCGAGAAGTCGCCGAATACGCGCGGGATACGGATGTCGAACTTGCAGTCGAGAATAACGTCGTTACGGAGGAGAACGTCATCGAGGACGAGCCACTCGTCTTACTATGCGAACCCGGTGAATGTAAACGACTGTTCGACTCTATCGACCCGGAGGAAATCGGAATTCTTCTCGATACCGGACACCTGAACGTCTCAGCGGCGACTCGAGGATACGACCCTGCTACATTTGTGGAGGAATCTGCACCGTATCTGAAGGCGTTCCACCTTCACACGAACAATGGAGAGAGCGATCAACATCGACCAATCACCCCCGACGACTCAACACTGGACATTTACCAACAGTTCCCGGACGTTGTCGCAAGTGTCGAGGCGAAATTCGACCACGCGAGTGAACTTGCCGCGCACCTCGATACGTTGGTTAAGTCCTACCCAACGGCTTAA